The Rosa chinensis cultivar Old Blush chromosome 7, RchiOBHm-V2, whole genome shotgun sequence DNA segment GGAGATGCACACAGAAAAGGAAATTAGTGATGTTAGATATCCACACATTGAAAGGAGAAAAGAGCTTCCTGTTCCAGTTGAGAAGGAGAAAGGAGTCAGCCTTTGGTCCATGATTAAAGACAATGTGGGAAAGGATCTCACTCGAGTTTGTCTCCCTGTGTATTTTAATGAGCCAATATCATCTCTTCAGAAGTGTTGTGAGGACATGGAGTACTCGTATCTTTTGGATCGGGCATATGAGTATGGAAAAATGGTAAGACCAGAGAGTCTTCTTAATTTATATTACATCGCCATGCCAATGTAATTTTACTGTGTGATATTTTGGTAATGATGGCTATGCAAGCAGTTCCTCAACCGCCTCCACCTTTTGGTTTTAGTCCTACATAGTATCATCTTTTAATGACtacatttagggttttattatctattattattattattattgttgttgttgttattattattaaattaaaGTCTTGATGATTAGTTGTAATGGGTCAATCACAGGAGGAATAACTGTTAATAGCTTTGCTGTGTCTTGTGTTTTATATTGAAATTAAGCTCGACTTTGACTGGAATAGGAAGTGCAGCAGAATATCTTGAATGCATCTAAGACTAATTATATTTTGAAGCTGACATGTTCCTCTTTGGTCTCTTGAAATATTAGGGGAATAGTCTCCAAAGGATTCTAAATGTTGCTGCATTTGCGGTTTCTGGTTATGCATCATCGGAAGGGCGGCACTGTAAGCCATTCAATCCTTTGTTAGGTGAAACTTATGAAGCCGACTATCCAGATAAAGGAATTCGCTTCTTCTCTGAAAAGGTAAGCATTTGAAGATCAAAGAATATAGtataaaaaatcaaaacaactaaaacaaatgaACAATGGGAACTTAAGTACAATAAGGTATGATGATTGACAACTGGTTGGTATATGCATCAAATTTTGAACAGCTTAAAGAACAACACCACTCTTGTTGAGAGGGCCAACTATACTGCCTTCTTAATTATCAGAGAAAAGAAATTCAAGCTTTTGGTCAAATGAGTATGCAACTTTGGACAGAAACTTATTGAAAGAACTTTGAATTTTATTAAGTAATTCTCAGAATATTTAAGGAGTAAGTACTCAACATTGTGAAAGTATTGTTTGAGAACTTGATATTTGCAAGCAAAGACAGGATCCTACAACTATACTTCTTTCTCTTACAGTGGGTTTATATAAATATGTGTGATTCCAAAGATTATCCTACTCAATACAAAATATTCAATGAACTTTTACTTTTAACAGGTCAGTCACCACCCAACACTCATTGCTTGCCACTGTGAAGGTAGAGGGTGGAAGTTCTGGGCTGACAGCAATCTCCGGTCAAAATTTTGGGGGCGATCAATTCAGCTTGACCCTGTTGGAGTTCTAAGCGTGGAGTTTGATGATGGCGAAATTTTCCAGTGGAGCAAGGTGGGATTACTGTGTGATTCTGTTTCCCTTTATACTGACTCCTCATTCGAATTTTTgatttatcttttttatttgtttatttattttctttatatatgtTCCAGTCATGCTAAATATTTTCATGCCATTTGATAGGtcacaacaaatatatataatctcattcTCGGTAAACTTTATTGTGACCACCATGGTACAATGCACATACGGGGTAATCGTGAGTATTCATGCAAACTGAAGTTCAAAGAGCAATCCATTCTTGACCGAAATCCTCACCAGGTTAGTggttaaattttatttatgaaCCTGTTCTGACATCTGTTGTTTCTATGCCAAGGCATAGAAAATGTTGACACATGCTCACTGCTTTATTCGTCTGATGACTCTGAGAAACTCACACATCTGTTGGTCTATATTGTGCGCCATTCTTCATGATAATTATTGGATTAATTGCACGTATATATTATCCACATAGGTCCATGGTTTTGTTGAAGATGTTGTGGGGAAAAAGGTTGCTACACTATTTGGGAAGTGGGATGACAGCATGTATTATGTTAATGGTGATGTGGGTGGAAAGCCAAATCCTTCAGATGCTTCCTTATTGTGGAAAGGAAGTAAACCCCCTAATATCACACGGTACAACTTAACATCGTTCGCTATCACACTGAACGAGCTAACACCTGGACTGCAGGTAGACATGATGTAGTACATCAATTTTTCCTAtgcattttcattttcctcttaTGCATCTCTAATTGTTTCTTATAGCTTTGTCTGATCCTGGGTATTTGATCACGGATTAAGGAGAAGCTCCCACCCACGGATTCCAGACTCAGGCCAGACCAGCGGCACCTGGAGAATGGAGAATATGAAAAGGCGAATGCGGAGAAGCAGCGGTTGGAAAGAAGGCAAAGAATGGTACGTATGGCATCTTTGATATCTCtgggacacacacacacacacaccaaccTAAATGCGAGCTTCATAGGCCGATTCTTcacttgtttatttattttatttggcgTGGGAGGTAcaatgtgtgttttttttttttccatcagcAAATTAATCGATGCATCCATTGATTTTGGATAGAAAAATGTTTAATAAGTACTTTCAGTGTATCATATGTTGCATGAAATACCAGTATTAAGGAGATGGCTTATGATCAGTTGACATATATCATTATATAGTACTAATGTTGGTGGTGATCCTTTGAACTCTTATTGCACAGTCGAGGAAATTACAAGAAAATGGGTGGAAACCCAAATGGTTTGAGAGAGATGGTGAAGATGGACCTTTCCGCTATGTTGGGGGCTATTGGGAATCACGGAAACAGGGTAAATGGGATGAGTGCCCAAACATTTTTGGTGAATTTGATGAAGGCCTTGATACATTAGAAGGGTCATAATTGCATTCAGGTGCGTTCTATTTCCTGAAAAACTGTGTTGATACATTCTCAACTTTGCAACATGCACAAATTTCTCCAATATGTCATTAGATTTATAGCGTCTCATAGATATCATCTCTGCTGACTGCTTCTGTGGGATAAAATCCTCCTGAAAGGCGATGTGGATACTCCATGTGTCTAAAACCTGAAATCCAGAATGTTGTCTCAaagattttctcttttaatCTTTCAAAGACTTGGAGTTCAGTACCTATTTCTCAATCATCCACATATTCACTGCTTAAATTGcattgtattgtattgtatgCTTAACTGTTATGTCACATGCCTAAGGCATAGTTCTCACAGCTTGAAACCATTTTTTCCTAATCATCGGATCTCATCACATGCCGTCAGTAGTTTGACCAGTAATGCCCCTCGTACTGTTCAACCCAAAAGAAATTTAAGAAATCCAGAACCGAAATGGTTCTCTGAGGTATACTCAAAACAAGTCCCTTAGAGAAGTGGGTTTCTTCCCCCCCCAAATTTATGTTTACATGCATTATTTATTCCATTGAGAAAGTTCAGTCAGAAAAGAACAAACATATCATATGCtcatgttgatgttgatgttgtcATGTACCTGTGTGCTATAAATGTGAAGTCTTCTTTTATCAGTAAAAATGTGAAGAGTTCATTTTGTATGATTTTCTCTGATAATGCAGGAAAACAAAACGCCTTAGGATACTTGTCACAGGCAGAGCTGTGCACATAGATATAGCTTGGCGTTTCCGGTTCTGTTGTATTTGTGATGGAGCTGATCCTACCTGGGCATTCAAACGAAGAATTATATATCTCTTAACTGTAAGATGATGGTTAGATTGTAGTCTTATATATCCTTGTAATTCTATCCTTTTGTCAGTATCCAAACTGTCTAATCTCTGTCATATGTTGtagtctctctcctctctttggGTGCTAGCCATTGGTTCAGCACTTTCATATTTATTTGTACTTTCGTTTTTAGCAATAAAAAGAAAGATGTAATTTCATCCTCATTCAGTTGTGTAATATCTTTGATCAGGCAATCACTATACCTtaaaaagagaagaaataaaacaacaatAGGTATATATTGGTGTTCTAAACCTTGTTCGTTTGGCATTAGCACGAACAAAAATGGTCATTTAGTAATATATCTGCTTTAAGCTTAATTAATAAAAGAGAGAGGGATAAAGGAGATTGAAATGAGAAACGTTAAGGATAAATGAGGAAGCTCTATTTTCCTACTTTTGGCCTTCAGATGTTCCTTGACAGAGAATGCACATGACTAGGATGTTCTACAGTTAGGGATGGTAATGGGGCGGgtcggggatggggatcacaataccatccccatccccgaggTCATTATCTACCCCCGTCcctgccccaatccccaataaaaatatattggggatttcCCGTCCCCATTCCCATtgggggactaagcctccaaacccgccccacatccccaataagaatttaataaataaaataattttttctcatattgcatttttaaaaatcaaaatctacaacaaataaatttaaacctgttttagagaaactgaatttgggagtaatttgctgtgtattctcattgataataggggcctctttatattgaggattacaatgtataaaatctcaatcatacaaggaaagtaattctacattgaataggattctagatctttctaattaaatcctattaccactaggtcaagtaacctagagtttgggctaaacacaaattaggttttccttgaacactcccccttgtgttgcccaaacgtggtgcttctctcgttgcctcgttaaaaaccttgcagagtaacaaaaacccagtgggacaaaaataacctcggtcgaaggggaaaaagagcacaacacacctttcacgtttcgagatgaacatgtagacatctccccctgatgtctgcgcctccccctgatgactacgatcatgggagttcagataatttccgcaagccaattcttgccacatgtttctcgaacgtggttttgggcaatgacttagtaaacaagtctgcctcactgtcctcagatcgaacctagttcactttgatctcgaggagtgtctgttgttgctgattatgcttggtgttgtcgcttttgatgtagccttgcctcatttgttcaaaacaagtagcattatcctaaatgctcgtaggctcatctgtggtagacttcagaccacaattgttcgaacatgcgtaactatggatccaatccatatacattcacgaaccacttcgtgaagagcaatgatctctgcattgttcgaagatatagcgactacggtctgttctgtagacctccaagatatcacggtcttttcccatggtgaacacttaaccaatttgggaatgactattgtgtgggtcagagagatacccaacatcagcaaaaccttccaaaacacatgtcgttttgggatggggatagagaacgtaggccagcgttggcggcgtttctggtgtgtgatgggtccgaatccatcatctctctatagggatagaacaagcctatatcattcatacatctcaagtatcgaaagatatcttttacaccaatccattggcgtcgcgttggcgcagagctatatctagctaacaagttcacaacatatgagatgtccggtcttgtgcagtggcataagtacaataatgcgcctattgtactaggtaaggcacttctgcctctagcacatcttcgtcatcatcctttcgacgaagaggatcattttcaggatcaagactacggacaatcatgggggtgcttgaaggcttgaccttgtcaaaatgcctaagcatctatcgacacgatgctcaagttccaaaccgagacataatcgtgttctcccaaaatccttcatctcaaattcggatttcaagtgttcagcggtttcccttaactctttaaggacttctaatgaagatcatgtccaacatgaaccgcgatagaatccgaaacttgttatagaaacgcgtgggcatattccttcccaatcaagtagtcactttagtgagcgtttcaaccttattgtaaacgtgctccgtggtctagagcctcttgacttgggtaaatgaagttcgccatgaaccttcatgtatattccgtatctagatccctatagagatacgtagtgaccacatttgtaagctgcatgttcagttattcggaaactaccaaactgacagggtagtggagtgcaatgacatccattacgagagaatatgtctcatcgtagtcgattccagggcgttttgtgagaagccttgcgccataaggcgagattaccatctctttttctcatcacgctttctaacgaagacccattagtcaataggttttatgtcaggaggtgttagcatctctagctcgaaaaccttcctctttgttagaaaatccatcttaacctagatcgcatctttccatttaggccaaaaactctctacgttggtattcattcatcaatggagcgtggttcgatatcatctaactcaacaaactcatgcgcaacaaaatacacAATTACAtcaccaattatgatggagtttctatcccacgtctcatgtacactagtgtaattttcatagagctctatattctcaggaatatattctgacgttgaggcgtcccccaacgataaccatagcctggaagatactcatgagacggattttgagtgtcgatgattaaaggattggaatgtgccgaagtatccttcgaacccacggacCTCCcaagcatcctagctggggccatggcctgtaacgccagagtgccactctctttggcgttggcgccatgcctacctccgtgtagggtggcgctacgtcctctcgtagggacgtccttccttgtaggcatgtttgcagcatatttgtgtgatctcgtcactttaatagggatcgagatgagacatagtggggacaggccacgacaatttctgtcgttcctgttgaacattcgtgttcttatctcccccgaacgatgggaagactgtctcatcaaagtgacatccacaaatctagcggtaaggagatcacctagcaagggcattaagtggcggacgatggttggagtctcaaatccaacgtagttgcccattcgtctgtaaggacctatcatagcgCGCTGTGGTagcgcaatgggcacataaatagctcactcaaatgtgcgtaagtacaaaatacgtgtacccagtcactagctgtaacgcataggtacattgagtggcggtaggtcatagacgaatttgcatagctgcatgcgatattgcatcaccccaagcggatgtaagaagattggtgcgcattaccaatgttcggactaccatcgtagtcgtttccgcgagaccaattgggtgtgtacatgggaatgtgatgtccaacatcaagcccattgcaatatccatcgaaagtctttcgatgtaaactctctagcatagtcaaatccaattgactgaataggatgatctggggagtgagcccattgtcatatgatatgagctaggagtgtagcgtaagcagcattacaagtggacaatggcacaacacttgaccagtgtgtttgcgtgtcaaccaacatcatgagatatttaaacgtccgcaagttggttgaatcaatccacaaaatccctacggattctttgtaagaacagaatgagtaatgtcatatcctttgcataggacgatctcagtcctaatttccctaaggaacaggctttagtaaaacgagcgagaggctttagaagcaaccaatgagaattttggttaggcctgagcgtctgaaacgctattttgaagcaagttggtgattacaatatcacctggggcgccatcaccatgatggacgctatccatggagtcatggatagggactacgccagccctaggctagtggtggacggaggcagtgccctaggcagcagcgtcggtcacacttagtctagaaatcaacttgtgattcatgcttcgtttcgctcgaaagaaatgatgtccatgtggagtcttttgtagacggatcatcatatcatgactaggatgatctatcctgtcgtgacaaagccaatatgtgtctaaatccaagagatcttctctcataactttattggatttaatagctcgaatagtgacataaagtccactagagagacacataagcatctctaagatgcgtctttgttcgcaatcattagaggtaatgcaaaggaactcatttccgttctctacatgcattttcgcatggaattcgttggctatttaTAGGGTACTATGTGctctaagagcgtagagagtttctgtgacaactataatcaaggtgccatttggcaaatggaacttgggctattccatgtccttgaatttatattgatggcccagccatcgtagtcacaaagtcatatgctcagaatcaaaattgagtcataatgaaaagaactcgaaattttattcataagccaacgaaatacatcattgtttctatgatcaagaaaatctaatccaataaaaagtaatatggcaatcgcctacaactcttggaatataaaaagacttaatcaaaatcgccagtttctgggtcttgatccttgtagtcttccacccttagatctagatcgccatcttgatcttcttgtgccatgttattcgcttcccttgcttcacgatacgtcttgtatgtgtttgcaacattctggggtgcggtacatgatttggcccaatgttcagttgatccacatcgaaaacaaacatcattatggtcaggctcccttgatcgaggcgccattggggcgcgatttggacgacctatcctcttggtggcgttaccaccatggtcggaggcctcgcctctctctctcttcacatgttgacctccacggttccgtgcacgcctctcttggccatttccttcctctttagggcgaacatatggaccagaacgtccagaattgtctctatccttagggtttcgctccttgcgtcctccattgggggcgcgactatagttagactccggaataggcttagttcccacgggtctagcattatagttcttcacaaggatattatcgtgcttttcagctacgttcatggcgccaatgagctcatgaaaccttgtgatatgtcctacatttacatcaatccgataattctttgaaatcatcagtgcagagacggggaaggtagagagagtcttctcgatcaacatcgtatcagttatggcttggccacaaaactccatcagagacttgatacgaagagcttccgagttataatcaagcatagacttgaaatcacaaaagcggaggctatgccatcgcacttctaaatcaggaagcagggagtcacgaacgttgccaaatcgctcctcaagttctacccatagctttcttgggtcttcctcattgaggtattcattttggagcgcgtcattcatgtgccttgtcatgagaattatggctttagcttgttttgcttcgaaagcagtagcttgctcaatggagagcacgttctgaccaggctcttggatggctcccagaagtccatcagccttaagatgttggcgcacatctcggacccacctatggtaccctgcgccagttgtttctagtggaacgaagttcaacttgttcaggttactcatcctgaaaaacaacacaagattagggttattttcggagcgaaaaagctaccacgaaaaactattaaatttctgagcgtagtcgcttccaagaaattagggattttctgagcgtagtcgctttcaagaaaatccgattccaagaggggttttggattagatcgaaacaacgatgtatttggtcgatcgttttcttctcaacaaactctaagtttggaggactctacaagctctaagcttggagtaagcacgaacccccacagttcggcttttggtctcccctatgaagaagaaaagggggtagaagaagggaggttgcaagtccccgagaaaagaagaaaagaaagaaaaaaaaactttcaaaaacgggaacttttagaaaagtttaccttgaaaaatagccggaaatcttgaccggaaaaagctactgtagatggccggaaaaaggtCACCGGAGGTCACCGGaaattggtggccggagctaggccgGGCTGTGCAGGGGCGCTGCAGGGGTATGCGGAGGCTGTGCAGCAGCTGTGCGGAAGTTGTGCAGGGCTgtgcaggggctgtcggcagatgTCGCAGGGGGGTCTGCAGGGGCTTCGACAGATGTCGAC contains these protein-coding regions:
- the LOC112177211 gene encoding oxysterol-binding protein-related protein 2A isoform X1, whose translation is MRVKEMHPLCCITLESAGIGDQSPEASSLSRTRSLPASLAASSLGSAGNAGRQTGSEATVAGVLHKWTNYGKGWRSRWFLLRNGVLSYAKIRLPENLNLLNPNDDVRVIGEISTRTTHRLSRIDSGSIGRRKHQKTVGIVHLKISSFRESKSDDRKFYIFTATKTLHLRTNSKRDRAAWLQALASTRSLFPLRSLNDNLSLVQTDLSVSTERLKSRLLEEGTSENTVKDCEQIMLSEFSQLQGQLKVLCEERSNLFDTLRQLEAANFEAEASGIHDGEYQLTKHEFSSLRQGKYSECSTTESSDDIEKQELEEVSDEDELSFFDTKEYFTEPNISCGSVQVVNNTNKINKPRSQFSNVEEMHTEKEISDVRYPHIERRKELPVPVEKEKGVSLWSMIKDNVGKDLTRVCLPVYFNEPISSLQKCCEDMEYSYLLDRAYEYGKMGNSLQRILNVAAFAVSGYASSEGRHCKPFNPLLGETYEADYPDKGIRFFSEKVSHHPTLIACHCEGRGWKFWADSNLRSKFWGRSIQLDPVGVLSVEFDDGEIFQWSKVTTNIYNLILGKLYCDHHGTMHIRGNREYSCKLKFKEQSILDRNPHQVHGFVEDVVGKKVATLFGKWDDSMYYVNGDVGGKPNPSDASLLWKGSKPPNITRYNLTSFAITLNELTPGLQIKEKLPPTDSRLRPDQRHLENGEYEKANAEKQRLERRQRMSRKLQENGWKPKWFERDGEDGPFRYVGGYWESRKQGKWDECPNIFGEFDEGLDTLEGS
- the LOC112177211 gene encoding oxysterol-binding protein-related protein 2A isoform X2; this translates as MRVKEMHPLCCITLESAGIGDQSPEASSLSRTRSLPASLAASSLGSAGNAGRQTGSEATVAGVLHKWTNYGKGWRSRWFLLRNGVLSYAKIRLPENLNLLNPNDDVRVIGEISTRTTHRLSRIDSGSIGRRKHQKTVGIVHLKISSFRESKSDDRKFYIFTATKTLHLRTNSKRDRAAWLQALASTRSLFPLRSLNDNLSLVQTDLSVSTERLKSRLLEEGTSENTVKDCEQIMLSEFSQLQGQLKVLCEERSNLFDTLRQLEAANFEAEASGIHDGEYQLTKHEFSSLRQGKYSECSTTESSDDIEKQELEEVSDEDELSFFDTKEYFTEPNISCGSVQVVNNTNKINKPRSQFSNVEEMHTEKEISDVRYPHIERRKELPVPVEKEKGVSLWSMIKDNVGKDLTRVCLPVYFNEPISSLQKCCEDMEYSYLLDRAYEYGKMGNSLQRILNVAAFAVSGYASSEGRHCKPFNPLLGETYEADYPDKGIRFFSEKVSHHPTLIACHCEGRGWKFWADSNLRSKFWGRSIQLDPVGVLSVEFDDGEIFQWSKVTTNIYNLILGKLYCDHHGTMHIRGNREYSCKLKFKEQSILDRNPHQVHGFVEDVVGKKVATLFGKWDDSMYYVNGDVGGKPNPSDASLLWKGSKPPNITRYNLTSFAITLNELTPGLQEKLPPTDSRLRPDQRHLENGEYEKANAEKQRLERRQRMSRKLQENGWKPKWFERDGEDGPFRYVGGYWESRKQGKWDECPNIFGEFDEGLDTLEGS